The Diceros bicornis minor isolate mBicDic1 chromosome 1, mDicBic1.mat.cur, whole genome shotgun sequence sequence TGGGTGCTGCCGGTCAAGGTTGACGGCCCGATCTGGCCCCCAGAGCGGTCCCCACACCGGCCCATCCTGCAGGCAGGGCTCCCGGCCAACACCACAGCTGTGGCGGGCAGTGACGTGGAGCTGCTGTGCAAGGTGTACAGCGACGCCCAGCCCCACATCCAGTGGCTGAAGCACATCGTCATCAATGGCAGCAGCTTCGGTGCTGACGGCTTCCCCTATGTGCAAGTCCTGAAGGTCCATCCCCTGCCGGTGCCTGAGCCCCACCCTTCTCCCTTGGGGGGCGGGAGGTGGTCTCCAGCTCCCCTCCCAGCCACAGTGTGGCCCCAGGCCCTGCTGTGACCCTGGAGTGTGTCCTGCATCCCCAGACAGCAGACATCAATAGCTCAGAGGTAGAGGTCCTGTACCTTCGGAATGTGTCGGCAGAGGATGCAGGCGAGTACACCTGCCTGGCGGGCAACTCCATCGGCCTCTCCTATCAGTCGGCTTGGCTCACGGTGCTGCCAGGTGAGCACCCCAGGGGGCCAGGAGAGGTTTCGGGATCCTGCTCTGGTCCAGCAGTGGGCTATGACCTGTTGGGTGGATAGTCTCTCTTGACCTGTGGGGTCTGGGCTTAGGACATGGTGTGTGGATTTGTGTGTTTGATTCTGCATGCAACAACCCCTCTGTGTGTGTCCACATGTGACTGTCCATGTGACCCTCTGGGGTGTGGATATGTGGGACTGGGTATAACTGCAGCTTTCTTGGTATGTGTCCCCCTGTGTGTGTGGGGAGCTGTGAAGGCCTGAGTTAGAGGGTGTGGGGCTGGCCATCTGACCACTGACCTATCagttatctgtgtgtgtgtgtccatctgTGGACAGAAGAGGACCTCACGTGGACAGCAGCAGCGCCCCAGGCCAGGTACACGGACATCATCCTGTACACGTCGGGCTCTCTGGCTTTGGTGGTGCTCCTGCTGCTGGCCGGGCTGTATCGTGGGCAGGTGCTCCACAGCCGGCACCCCCGGCAGCCCGCAGCTGTGCAGAAGTTGTCCCGCTTCCCTCTGGCCCGACAGGTATGTGCGGACCCCCATCCCATGTCCCTGTATCGAGGCTCTCGGCCTGCCTTCCCGCTGCAGCTTGGCTCCCGCAGGCCCACCAAGTCTCCCACTTTGCAGTTCTCCCTGGAGTCCGGCTCCTCAGCCAAGTCAAGCTCGTCACTGGTGAGGGGCGTCCGTCTCTCCTCCAGTGGCCCGCCCTTGCTCGCTGGCCTTGTGAGTCTAGACCTACCTCTCGACTCGCAGTGGGAGTTTCCCCGAGACAGGTATGCTgagtggggtgagggtggggcgcAGGCCCTGGGGAAGAGTGCTGCCTAgacagctgaggcctcagcttcctccacCTCCAGGCTGCTGCTCGGGAAGCCACTGGGCGAGGGCTGCTTTGGGCAGGTGGTGCGTGCGGAGGCCTTCGGCATGGACCCTGCCCGGCCCGACCAGGCCAGCACTGTGGCCGTCAAGATGCTCAAGGGTGAGTGTGGTGGCCTTGGGGGAGGTACTGTGGCCTTGGGACAAACAGAAGGGGTTCATGGTGCTACCAGCTGAGCCCTGAGGGCCAGGAGAAGCTGCAGGATCCCACCCTTGGACTTGGGGCTCAACTCTGCTACTGATGCTGGCAAGTCatttcttagcctcagtttcttcatgtgacACCTGGGGTAAATAACAGTCCCTACCtcccagcctggggttcatggaaAGTGCCTAGTGCGTAAAGTCTTAACCATTGGGATGTTGATGACTACAAGGATTGGGGGTGATTGGGGTTTGATACCTCCTGTCAGCGCTGGACCCATGTCAGGCTTGGCCTCATTTAACCTTGTCAGCCTCCCAGGCCTCCATCGCATCCCCCACGATTCCCCCTAGTCACACCCTCAGCATCCCCCGGGCCCTTCCCAGGTCTGTctccctgtgtccaccactctccACCTTCTGCTTAAACTCAGTCCCAGCCCCCAAGCAGCAGTCCTAAGGTGCTCAGGACACACAAGGGACCTACCACCGGGGCCTTTCATTGCTGTCCCCAGCCCCCTCTATAAGAGTGGCCCAAACCGCTGTTCTGCCCCTCCCTGCACCCCTGCACAGCTGGGGCCACCTGGCACTCTGGGAGGCAGGGATTGAGAAATGTGCATTGTGAGTTCTGGCGGGAGGGTATGTCATTGGCCCAGGGCCACAGGTCAGCCCCTGGTCCTCAGCCTTCTCAAGAGAAGTTGGAGCAGCTTCTTCCTGGCCTCCCCTAACTGCGCCCCACTGGCAGCTCCCTGAATTCCCAGGCAGATGGACGCCAGGCCTTAGTCAGACAGACCTCAGGGCGCCGGCCTGCTTCCCGCCCCCCGGAGCTCTCACCCCGGTCAGGGACTAACGCCAAGCCCTCCAGATGGAGTTCCTTCCTGCTCAGagctcttcccctctctcctgtTTCCTGGTCCCACTCGCTGGCAGGCCTACCTCTTTTAGATCCTTGATCTCGTTGCATCCTTGCAACTGTTGTGAGAGGTAGGGCATGAGCCATTGTCCCATTTCATATAAGAGGATCttgaggtttagagaggttagGAGACTTTTTCAAGGCCACTCAGCCCAATGGGGATTCAGGCCCAGACCTTCCTGATTCTGGGTCCAGCGATCCAAGTCCTGTCCTCCATCCTGCAGCCTCCCTTATGTAGTCACCCTAGCTGTCCCCTTGCAGACAACGCCTCCGACAAGGACTTGGCAGACCTGGTCTCTGAGATGGAGGTGATGAAGTTGATTGGCCGACACAAGAATATTATCAACCTGCTGGGtgtctgcacccaggaaggtGAGGCAGGGCAGCGGCTGGCTGGGGGCAGTCAGGGCATGACCCACAGCATCGGCAGCCTCCCTGTGCCCCCTCGCCTCCGTAGGGCCTCTGTACGTAATTGTCGAGTGTGCCGCCAAGGGAAACCTGCGGGAGTTCCTGCGGGCCCGGCGCCCCCCAGGCCCAGACCTCAGCCCTGATGGGCCACGGAGCAGTGAGGGGCCACTCTCCTTTCCCGCCCTGGTCTCCTGCGCCTACCAGGTGGCCCGAGGCATGCAGTACCTGGAGTCTCGGAAGGTATAGGCACTGGGCAGCACTCTGGACCACTCCAGTCACTCCATCTCCACACTCATGCCCTTGGCATTAAATGTCCccaacttctccctctctcccctttctcaTTACCCCGCCTAAATGTCCCCAAGTCCTTCAGTACCCCCAACCATATGCAGTTGACACTGCATGCCCCCATTCCTTCCTCACATATTGCTTAACCCATAGGCAGAGCAAGGGAAGAGGCGATGCAGGAGAGAGGGTATGGGCCCTAACAGTAGACGGCTTACATTTCCCCTCTCTGGATCTTgactgcctcatctgtaaaatgggtggatGACCCCTCACGCCCGGGTTACCGTGAGGCGGTATGTGCCCAGCTCCCAGCCGTGTGTCCTCATAACTCTAAGCTCCTGCCCTTGCCCCAGTGCATCCACCGGGACCTGGCTGCTCGCAACGTGCTGGTGACTGAAGACAATGTAATGAAGATCGCTGACTTTGGGCTGGCGCGCGGCGTCCACCACATTGACTACTACAAGAAAACCAGCAACGTGAGGGAGGCAGGGcagagctggatggggggctggggGCACTGTGGGACTTGGCACCAATGCTCACACCTCTCCCATCCAGGGTCGCCTGCCCGTCAAGTGGATGGCACCTGAGGCCTTGTTTGACCGAGTCTACACACACCAGAGTGACGTGTGAGTCCTGGAAGTTGGGGGTCCAGAGTGTCCACCAGTGATCATTGCCCTACCCCACAGAAAGGGCAAAGCacttgcccacggtcacacagccctgatcttgcccaagatcacctgAGTGGGACTAGACTCCAAAAGGGGCCCCAATCCCCAGCCCCCATGGTAGATCATGGCTACCCTCATgcccccatcccagccccaggAGGAGGAAGCGAAGCTGTGCCCTGCTGAGCCCTGTCCTGCCTCCAGGTGGTCGTTTGGGATCCTGCTGTGGGAGATCTTCACAttcgggggctccccataccCTGGCATCCCAGTGGAGGAGCTCTTCTCATTGCTGCGGGAGGGCCATCGGATGGACCGGCCCCCGAACTGCCCCCCAGAGCTGTGAGGCCTCGCCCTACTCTCCCTCACTTTCCAGTCCTCGTCTTCTTCCCTGACCTTAGCTCAGGGTCTAGCCCTGGCGAGTGGTCAGCACCAACTCTCACTAACTCTCACCACCTCTTCCTCGGCCCAGTGGGGAGGTCCTGGCCTGGCTTCTGTGCCCTTCCACTAAATGGTCCCACCTGCCCCTTCATCACACGCCCCACCCAGGGCCATGAGGGCCTCCCCTCACCCAAGTCTGAGGCTCCTCTTAACCgtctgccccccgcccccccaggtATGTCCTGATGCGTGAGTGCTGGCACGCAGCGCCCTCTCAGAGGCCCACTTTCAAGCAGCTGGTGGAGGCGCTGGACAAGGTCCTGCTGGCCATCTCTGAGGAGGTACCACTCCTCTCTTGTCCCATGACCTCCCTCCGCCCGCTCCCCTCTGGGCCTCACCCGAGCTAACTCCCAGGGCTGACCAGCACTGTTCCCTGCAGTACCTCGACCTCCGCCTGACCTTTGGACCCTACTCCCCTGCCAGTGTGGACGCCAGCAGCACCTGCTCCTCCAGCGACTCTGTCTTCAGCCATGACCCCCTGCCACTGggttccagctccttccccttcCCCGGAGTGCAGACATGAGCCGGGGCCTGAGGTTGTGCGCACAGGCTGGCTGGCTGGCGGCTTTGGGCCTCCTGGCTCAGCCGCACCCAGGCAGTGCTTGACCTTGGCAGCCTCCGGCCCTGACCTCAGGGTGCTGTCCCAGATCTCTGGTTCTGCTTTGGGGAGGTCCGTCCTTGGTGCCGAGGTCCCTGATTGAGGCTTCCTGCTCTGGCGTCAGGTTCCCAAACCAGAGTTCAACCCCACTCTCaaggccctgcccctgcccttggCGCCATGGCCGAGtgttctaaaggcctgagaggcagGGTTCTACTTGGCCTGCTGGGCCTTGGCACTTGGTCCTATTCCAGGGGTTTGGCTGGACCTGGCTGCAGGGCTGTCCTAAGCCTCCGTGCTTCCCTACACCAGGAGAGGTCTTGGGCCTCTGGACCCGACTTCGCTAGGCCTCCCTTGCCACCCCTCTGCTGCTTGTCCCAGCATCCTGGGAAGGAGCATTGGCCCCTTGGCTCTTAGCTGACAGGCTGGAAGCCtgctgaaaacacagaagcaagtggccttttataaattatttttttgaaagaaaCCTCTGTGTGCCTGGTGTATTCCTTGCAGCAAATGGAGGGGGAACAGAGTGGAGGGATCCCCAAGCTGGGAGTTTTGCTGGGTGACACAGCCTGAGGGCTCTGTGCCAGGCTTGGGTTTGCATCCCCCTCCAGCTGCCTCGGATCCAGGAGCCTGTGTGCACCTCTGTCCtggtctgtctgtctttccagcACCATCTTGTGTACATGATGGTGTGAACGAGTGCTAATGAGCAGAGGACTCCACAGGGCACCATCCACTGGGCGAGACTCCTGTACCCCCTGCACAtgcgtgtgcatgtgcatgcCCTGGGACTGTCCCCAAGGGAGCTGGCAGCGCCCCTCCTCCATCTGCTCAGCATTAACCAAGCTGACCGTTAACACAGCGTGAAAGCCTGAAACCCAGTCTTGAGCTGCCGCCCGCTCCCACGCTCTCCGCTCAGGCTGGAGGCTTGTGGGGGCTGtgcccgccccaccccaccctggctAGTCTCCCGGGCAGCAGCTGGTTGCCGCCCGGCTGGGCTGCAGCTGTCCCTGCCTGCTGGGTCCTCCCTGGGCAGCCCGTCCCAGGCCTGTTCTCAAACACCCTCTGAGGGGGGGCGGGGATCAGCTTCCCAGGGCTCTGAGCCTGGAACCTTCCCCGCCTCCATCCCGGCAGTTACTGCTGCTCTTGAACCACGGGGTGGAGGTATCTGACCCCAGTGCCTGGCGCTCTCTCCTGCTCTGTTCTGGACAAGACTGCCCAGTCGGGACAGACACTGTGAGGCCGCCTGGATTGGCCCCATGGCCTCCTGTGGGTGGTGGCTGATAATACATACAGGGTCAGAAGGCATTGGGCATAAAGATTTGGGGCTGGGGCCATCCCAGAAGACTGAGCAGCAGCTCGTAGCCTTGCTCCCCCTCCTGTTTCGGGTCTCCTCGCACTGCCCCTGCCCTCTCTGACTCACCATGACCCAAACCGAACTACTCATCTTTCCTCCAAAACTGCCCCTCCTCCAAGACCCCTGTCTCAGAGAAGGCACCAGGCCAGAAACCAGGGACTCCTCACCGACCACTTCCTTTCCCTCAGGAACCCTATTCTCTAATGGGGTGGAGACAACACGGGACTTGGAGCCAGGAGGTACAAAGCCTGCCACTTCCAGTGACCCAAGGCCAGTGCTGTCACTTCTCTGATGGTCACTTTCTCCGCCTGTAGGAGTGGGGTGCTCCTGCCCTGCCTACCTTCCAGAGCTTAGGGTTTAGGATGAAATGAGGCTTGGATGAGCACATGGGAAGGGCGCCACACGGGCCATGCCCGAGTATTTCACTAAAAACTGGTGCTTGACCTTCACAGGCACCCTGAGGGTTCCTCCCAGTTCCCCTGCAGGTGGCTCCAGAGGCAGCTTCCAAAAGCGGCTCTTGGCTCATGTTCCTCCTGCACTCAAGGACCCCCACTGGCCCCCAAGAGCCCCCAAACTTTctgactgagacccactcccaaatTTAGAGTCTCCCAGTGGAGGTCACTGGCCAGTGACCACGTCCTTCACCAGCCCCGTCAATCACAGGAGAGGCAGATCCCTCAGAGCCCATCCGGGGAAGGAAAGGGCTGAGAGGCTAAAGCAGTGTGTAAGGACAAGGGGGTGACAAATGAGAGCCCCATTTTCCACTGTCCCAACGCAAGCCCACTGCTGTGCCAGGCTCAGCCACCCACCACTCTCCCTCATCACAGCCTCACCAGATGAAGATTAGTCTTCCCAGTTTCATGGTGGCGAAACTGAGAATATGACGGGTCCAGGGTCACAGGGATAGGGGACGAAGGAAGGAGATGAGCTGATCTACCCAGGTTCTGGGCAGGTCCTGTGCACATGAGGGACCAGAGCCAGGTTACTCAGAGTGACGGGGCAGCTGCTGCCTGGTAGGTCCCGGGGGCCAGCTGCCCACCCTgtgccccctccctgcccacatCCCTGGCAGGCACGCGCTTGCTGGGGCCCTTCCACATTCCTGACGTCCCACGTCAGAACGAGACAGATGCTGCTAACCCCCGTGCAAGCTTTGCTATtccatctcccctcccccagcctggtCTGGGCAGCATGGCAGCATCTGGAGCCCGGTCCCCTCTGGCTGCTGGGTTCTGAGCAGCTTCCCAGCTAGGGATGCCAGCCTCGAGAGCCTATAGAAAAAGCACTGGCTCACCTCCGGACTCTGCCACTTGCTGCCTGTGTGCATCGGTCCAGGCAGATAGATAGACAGCCACCCCGATCTGGGAAGTGGGAGCCAAGGGACAGGAGGCCACTGGGAGGGAATCGGCACCCGGGAGGGAGGGTCCGGTTGTCGACAGTGTATGTGTGGGGGTGCTATGACTGAAGTTACTCTCTCTGAGCCAAAACACAGGAATGACGACACACCCCAGAGAGTGGTTCTAAGTGATCAGCCGACCATGGCTGTTGTCGCACAGGACTAGAAGGGAGTGGCCCCCAGGGCCAGGTTGCCATGATCTCACTCCCTTCTGGTGGCAGCCCTTCCAGGAAGGCATTCTTCTCCCTGTTGCCCTGATGAGGACACGGAGGCTCAGAAGGAGGAGGTCATGGGGCAGTAAGTGGGAGGGTCGGAGCTCCGGACCAGGTGCTCTCTCCACTGCCAGGGTTCATTCCCACAGCCCCAGTGGCCTGGACATTTTGGGGACCAGGAGAGGCTCTGGGTTTGCACGAAGCAGGATACATCTGTTGATGGGACATCTATGCGCACGGGAGGACGGACGTTCACAATGCCCAAGCACAGACGTGCCGGGCCCAGAGCTTTGGGCTCCAGCCCTATGGCCTTTGGTCCCTGCCACCACAGGGCCCTCACGCAGGCTGTTCCTTCTTGGGGAACTCTCCTCCGCCCCCCTCACCTGGTCAAGCCCTACCGGTCTTTAGATCTCACTCAACCTCATTTCTCAGAGGGCCCGGGGAGGCCgccctccagcttcagctccccTTCTCGCTGAGCCCCCTATTCAGAGGCTCTCATCGCTATAGAGAAGGATGCTCTCAGCAGTCTCCTGTCCCCGGACTGCGAACACCAGGAAGCAAGCACTGCTTTGGTAGTTTTTAATCAGCAGTTCGAAAACTCAAGCATatttcagaatcacctggagggattGGACtgctgggctccaccccagaaTTTTGTATTTGGTAGATTTGAGGTGAaacctgggaatctgcatttctaacaagttcccaggggatgcagatgctgctggtctgggggccacactttgagaaccacagtttTAAAGAGGCAACACATGTTCACGGTTTAAACAACTgaaaagggccggccctgtggcttggcagttaagtgcgtgcgctccgatgctggtggcccgggttcagatcccaggcgagcaccgagtcaccgcttctccagccatcctggggccgagtcccacatgcagcaaccagaaggatgtgcagctatgacatacaactatcttggggcttttggggggaaaaaataaataaataaaatcttcaaaaaaaaaaaaactgaaaaaaaccctccaatggcacAAAAGCTTTTCGATGAAAAGCAACCCCCTTGCTCTCACGCTCCCCGTTCCCCGGAAACGGCCCCATTTTCGAGTCTTCTTGCACACTCCCGCTCCTGCTGTGCAGCGCTTGATCCCGTTTAGTGTTCACCGTCCTcgtcccccgccccgcccccaggctGCGCCCGGCAGAACTGAGGTGCAGTAGAGAGCTGACTGGAGGGAGGAGATCCATTCCCAGGGCACACACACTCAGGTGTGCACACTCAGCCCGCCACTGCCCGCCCCTTCCCACACTCCTGGACCCTCACTGgggtcccctcctcccctccatccctccacctGCTGTAGGATTTAGCCTAATCCCGGGGTATGCATGTGAGGCAGCTGCAGCTCTCTCTGGGGAGAGACGGCTCCTCTCCAGAGGAAATCTCCTTTTATTCTCTTGCTACCGAAATCTGACCTTCGTTGGCACCTGGGCCCCATGGCTGGGGCCCGTCACCAAGAAGTGGTTGAGGAGGGGCGTGAAATCGCCAACAGCTGAACTCACGCAgcctttccccacatcctctcacATTCCATAGCGCCAGCCCCTTCCGGGGCCCCCAGTGCCAGCCTCGTGTTCCTCATGTACTTGGGGCCCAGCCTGACTTGGCCCTACCAGTCTCACCAGCTGGCCCTGCGAGGTATGGCTGCGGGCTCCTCGCAGCTCTAGAACCTCCAGGCCATCCTTGTACCCTTCAGttaccacctcctccaggaagcccatgTGGACCTCACAGTGCAGCCTGGCATTCCACCTCTATGCACGACGGGAATGACTTGTTTATGTCTCTTTGTCCCACCCAAGGCAGGGGCCTCTTGGGCTCCACTTCTGAGAACTCAGGCCCAGTGCAGAACAGGCCACCCTAAGCCTCATCAAACAACTGAATGACCTGGTAAGGGTGGTGATGAGGCTTCTGGCCCGGGAAGCCCTTTCCTTCAACAGCTGAGCCCCCCAGGAAACCAAGGGTCTCAGTCCTCTTtcctgggaggcaggagaggagggtcGGTTGGCAAGGCTGGGACAGCAAGacccatattggacagcacagctctaaaatctttaaaatgagcaGCTCTTGggtcctggggggggggggcgagaTTATTGTCATTGCTGGGGGACCCACTGCATGTGCTGAGGAAGGCTTCACCAACACAGCTGAGCTTCTGCCACCGAGGGCACTGGCCCCTTCCAAGCAACCCCTGAAGCCAGACAGGTTAGAGACAAATGACAGGTGGCATGGATTCACTAGAGCAGAACTGTCCAATAGACCTTTCTGCAgttatggaaatgttctgtatctgtgctgtccaagggtagccactagccacacgtgtctattgagcacttgaaatgtggctcacACAACtgagaaattgattattttattttagttaatttaaacaTAAGTTTAAAGAGCTGTGTATTGACAGGACAGCTCTAGAGCCTTCACAAAGAGGCTGCTCTAAGTGCACTGATGAGGAATTCTCTCCTGCTCACACTGCTTACACGCTTACACTGAGGGGAAAGTTCCAGGCACAAGCAGCGTGCACAGTG is a genomic window containing:
- the FGFR4 gene encoding fibroblast growth factor receptor 4 isoform X3; the encoded protein is MRLLLTLLGVLLGVPRAPALSLEASEEMELEPCLAPSPEQQEQELTVALGQPVRLCCGRAERSGHWYKEGSRLAPAGRVRGWRGRLEIASSLLEDAGHYLCLARGSMLVLHNVTLVVDDSLTSSNGDEDPKAHRGPSNGHVYPQQAPYWTHPQRMEKKLHAVPAGNTVKFRCPAAGNPTPTIRWLKDGQDFHGEHRIGGIRLRHQHWSLVMESVVPSDRGTYTCLVENSMGNIRYSYLLDVLERSPHRPILQAGLPANTTAVAGSDVELLCKVYSDAQPHIQWLKHIVINGSSFGADGFPYVQVLKTADINSSEVEVLYLRNVSAEDAGEYTCLAGNSIGLSYQSAWLTVLPEEDLTWTAAAPQARYTDIILYTSGSLALVVLLLLAGLYRGQVLHSRHPRQPAAVQKLSRFPLARQFSLESGSSAKSSSSLVRGVRLSSSGPPLLAGLVSLDLPLDSQWEFPRDRLLLGKPLGEGCFGQVVRAEAFGMDPARPDQASTVAVKMLKDNASDKDLADLVSEMEVMKLIGRHKNIINLLGVCTQEGPLYVIVECAAKGNLREFLRARRPPGPDLSPDGPRSSEGPLSFPALVSCAYQVARGMQYLESRKLLPLPQCIHRDLAARNVLVTEDNVMKIADFGLARGVHHIDYYKKTSNGRLPVKWMAPEALFDRVYTHQSDVYVLMRECWHAAPSQRPTFKQLVEALDKVLLAISEEYLDLRLTFGPYSPASVDASSTCSSSDSVFSHDPLPLGSSSFPFPGVQT
- the FGFR4 gene encoding fibroblast growth factor receptor 4 isoform X5, giving the protein MRLLLTLLGVLLGVPRAPALSLEASEEMELEPCLAPSPEQQEQELTVALGQPVRLCCGRAERSGHWYKEGSRLAPAGRVRGWRGRLEIASSLLEDAGHYLCLARGSMLVLHNVTLVVDDSLTSSNGDEDPKAHRGPSNGHVYPQQAPYWTHPQRMEKKLHAVPAGNTVKFRCPAAGNPTPTIRWLKDGQDFHGEHRIGGIRLRHQHWSLVMESVVPSDRGTYTCLVENSMGNIRYSYLLDVLERSPHRPILQAGLPANTTAVAGSDVELLCKVYSDAQPHIQWLKHIVINGSSFGADGFPYVQVLKTADINSSEVEVLYLRNVSAEDAGEYTCLAGNSIGLSYQSAWLTVLPEEDLTWTAAAPQARYTDIILYTSGSLALVVLLLLAGLYRGQVLHSRHPRQPAAVQKLSRFPLARQFSLESGSSAKSSSSLVRGVRLSSSGPPLLAGLVSLDLPLDSQWEFPRDRLLLGKPLGEGCFGQVVRAEAFGMDPARPDQASTVAVKMLKDNASDKDLADLVSEMEVMKLIGRHKNIINLLGVCTQEGPLYVIVECAAKGNLREFLRARRPPGPDLSPDGPRSSEGPLSFPALVSCAYQVARGMQYLESRKCIHRDLAARNVLVTEDNVMKIADFGLARGVHHIDYYKKTSNGRLPVKWMAPEALFDRVYTHQSDVYVLMRECWHAAPSQRPTFKQLVEALDKVLLAISEEYLDLRLTFGPYSPASVDASSTCSSSDSVFSHDPLPLGSSSFPFPGVQT
- the FGFR4 gene encoding fibroblast growth factor receptor 4 isoform X4, whose product is MRLLLTLLGVLLGVPRAPALSLEASEEMELEPCLAPSPEQQEQELTVALGQPVRLCCGRAERSGHWYKEGSRLAPAGRVRGWRGRLEIASSLLEDAGHYLCLARGSMLVLHNVTLVVDDSLTSSNGDEDPKAHRGPSNGHVYPQQAPYWTHPQRMEKKLHAVPAGNTVKFRCPAAGNPTPTIRWLKDGQDFHGEHRIGGIRAGLPANTTAVAGSDVELLCKVYSDAQPHIQWLKHIVINGSSFGADGFPYVQVLKTADINSSEVEVLYLRNVSAEDAGEYTCLAGNSIGLSYQSAWLTVLPEEDLTWTAAAPQARYTDIILYTSGSLALVVLLLLAGLYRGQVLHSRHPRQPAAVQKLSRFPLARQFSLESGSSAKSSSSLVRGVRLSSSGPPLLAGLVSLDLPLDSQWEFPRDRLLLGKPLGEGCFGQVVRAEAFGMDPARPDQASTVAVKMLKDNASDKDLADLVSEMEVMKLIGRHKNIINLLGVCTQEGPLYVIVECAAKGNLREFLRARRPPGPDLSPDGPRSSEGPLSFPALVSCAYQVARGMQYLESRKLLPLPQCIHRDLAARNVLVTEDNVMKIADFGLARGVHHIDYYKKTSNGRLPVKWMAPEALFDRVYTHQSDVWSFGILLWEIFTFGGSPYPGIPVEELFSLLREGHRMDRPPNCPPELYVLMRECWHAAPSQRPTFKQLVEALDKVLLAISEEYLDLRLTFGPYSPASVDASSTCSSSDSVFSHDPLPLGSSSFPFPGVQT
- the FGFR4 gene encoding fibroblast growth factor receptor 4 isoform X1 produces the protein MRLLLTLLGVLLGVPRAPALSLEASEEMELEPCLAPSPEQQEQELTVALGQPVRLCCGRAERSGHWYKEGSRLAPAGRVRGWRGRLEIASSLLEDAGHYLCLARGSMLVLHNVTLVVDDSLTSSNGDEDPKAHRGPSNGHVYPQQAPYWTHPQRMEKKLHAVPAGNTVKFRCPAAGNPTPTIRWLKDGQDFHGEHRIGGIRLRHQHWSLVMESVVPSDRGTYTCLVENSMGNIRYSYLLDVLERSPHRPILQAGLPANTTAVAGSDVELLCKVYSDAQPHIQWLKHIVINGSSFGADGFPYVQVLKTADINSSEVEVLYLRNVSAEDAGEYTCLAGNSIGLSYQSAWLTVLPEEDLTWTAAAPQARYTDIILYTSGSLALVVLLLLAGLYRGQVLHSRHPRQPAAVQKLSRFPLARQFSLESGSSAKSSSSLVRGVRLSSSGPPLLAGLVSLDLPLDSQWEFPRDRLLLGKPLGEGCFGQVVRAEAFGMDPARPDQASTVAVKMLKDNASDKDLADLVSEMEVMKLIGRHKNIINLLGVCTQEGPLYVIVECAAKGNLREFLRARRPPGPDLSPDGPRSSEGPLSFPALVSCAYQVARGMQYLESRKLLPLPQCIHRDLAARNVLVTEDNVMKIADFGLARGVHHIDYYKKTSNGRLPVKWMAPEALFDRVYTHQSDVWSFGILLWEIFTFGGSPYPGIPVEELFSLLREGHRMDRPPNCPPELYVLMRECWHAAPSQRPTFKQLVEALDKVLLAISEEYLDLRLTFGPYSPASVDASSTCSSSDSVFSHDPLPLGSSSFPFPGVQT
- the FGFR4 gene encoding fibroblast growth factor receptor 4 isoform X2, whose amino-acid sequence is MRLLLTLLGVLLGVPRAPALSLEASEEMELEPCLAPSPEQQEQELTVALGQPVRLCCGRAERSGHWYKEGSRLAPAGRVRGWRGRLEIASSLLEDAGHYLCLARGSMLVLHNVTLVVDDSLTSSNGDEDPKAHRGPSNGHVYPQQAPYWTHPQRMEKKLHAVPAGNTVKFRCPAAGNPTPTIRWLKDGQDFHGEHRIGGIRLRHQHWSLVMESVVPSDRGTYTCLVENSMGNIRYSYLLDVLERSPHRPILQAGLPANTTAVAGSDVELLCKVYSDAQPHIQWLKHIVINGSSFGADGFPYVQVLKTADINSSEVEVLYLRNVSAEDAGEYTCLAGNSIGLSYQSAWLTVLPEEDLTWTAAAPQARYTDIILYTSGSLALVVLLLLAGLYRGQVLHSRHPRQPAAVQKLSRFPLARQFSLESGSSAKSSSSLVRGVRLSSSGPPLLAGLVSLDLPLDSQWEFPRDRLLLGKPLGEGCFGQVVRAEAFGMDPARPDQASTVAVKMLKDNASDKDLADLVSEMEVMKLIGRHKNIINLLGVCTQEGPLYVIVECAAKGNLREFLRARRPPGPDLSPDGPRSSEGPLSFPALVSCAYQVARGMQYLESRKCIHRDLAARNVLVTEDNVMKIADFGLARGVHHIDYYKKTSNGRLPVKWMAPEALFDRVYTHQSDVWSFGILLWEIFTFGGSPYPGIPVEELFSLLREGHRMDRPPNCPPELYVLMRECWHAAPSQRPTFKQLVEALDKVLLAISEEYLDLRLTFGPYSPASVDASSTCSSSDSVFSHDPLPLGSSSFPFPGVQT